The DNA segment GGAATTCGCGGATTGTCTGCTCATCTCCACGGCCAAAGTCTCGGGCGCGGATATCAAACCACGGCATGGCAGGATTGGTGAGTAATCCACCCAGAGCCGATGCCAATAACTCAAGGGAGTGCATGGGGGTCGAGTCGAAGATGTGTTCGTCTCGGATTTGCCCTCGGTTCAGTTGCGTTCCACCTGTCGCAACGAAACTGTTTTTGCGTGGCAGCATGTATTCGGTCAATTCCCGCCATGAATCGACCCATGGTTGGCGTGTTTCCTCCAGCCCCTGAAATCGGGTCAGGAGGGATTGCGCCAATTCTTTTTTGTCCATTGTCATTCTCCCAGCTTGGTCTTGAGTTTGGAGACGCCGACTTCGGGGGAATTGGTCAAGCCTGCCGCGCCATTGCCCAGAGTACTTTTTGTTATTGCTTCGGCCTTGCGCCGTTTTTCGAGATCGCGGGCTTCCATGACCTTGTCTCGTTCTCGGCGGCGTTCCTCAGCCTCCTCCTGCCTTTGTTCTTCTTCGCGGGCTTTGCGCTCGGCAACGAGGTTGTTCGAGGGACTGGTTGCCCCGCCGGAGATAACCCCGCCGATAACATTGCTGGCGACGCTAGAAAGCGTCTTCATCAGTATTTCAGAGCCTCCCATAGTTGATAGTCCTCCTGTTAAAGTGTTTTCAGGAGGATAACCCATGGTTTGGGAGCAGGGTGAGAACGGGCTTCAACGGGTGTGAACGGGCAGAAGAAGGGTGAAATCAGGTGTTGACAGGGTTTGTCAGCTCCCCGGAAATGGCCGGAACAGAGGAGAAAATGAGCGCATGAAGAGAAAGAGGACTTGACGTTGTTTTTTTCGCGCGTATATTAATTATATGCCAAATGACCCGGTAGGGTTTTTTTGCGGACCAGGGACGGTCGGCTTTGGCAGGGAGAAAGACAATGTCTGCCCACGTTACCGATTTCATCATGGCCGGTCCTCCCGGTCATGTGACAGCAGGTCCCGCAGGGTCATTCAGGGCGAGCGATGCCGGTCGAGCCGTTATTGGCGAGCCGGGCTACGTGCCCATTGATACCACTCCGGCATATATTCCCATCGATACCACTCTTCCAAGGATTCCCTATGCTCCGGGCATGGGAATTACCGTCACCGATTCTTCTGTGGGTGTTCATATCACAGGCGGGACCTCTGTAGGCGGTTTTGTGGAAGGCTCTACACAGGCTCCCATAGGCGGAGGTCATACATCGCCGACTCCGGTCAACGGAGGAGTGGTTAGTATGCCCAACTCCAGCAGTGCGAGTACTGCTACCGGTGTCGGCAGCACCGGGCTTGTGGGCGGGAATTCCGTTACCACGATCAATAATACGCAGGGTAATGTTTCCATAGGCGGGTCAACTTCCATTGTCGAATCTGGCAGGACCTCGGTGTCCCCGTCCGGCGGAAGCAGCTCCGGGACATTCGAGCGGGGTGGGTACAGTTCTCCTGAGGGGGGTGGACATGTTCCCATTTCAACGGAGCACGGCAACGTTCCGGTTTCCCTTGCCGGTTCCGTTCCGATTACACCACATATCGGGTTCTCCATGCCGACTCTTTCCGGCATCACCCCCAGTACTCCCAGCGGGCGGGTGCAGGCTTTTCGTCACACAGCTCCGCACGGTTCGTATTTCGGACACACGCAACATTGGCCCAATGACGTCTTTCATCACACTACGCATTCCTCCGGGTTTACACCCAAGTCCGTGCCACAGGCTCCATGGGTTCCCACTGTGGATGGCTATGAAGAGTCCAAGTTGCCGACGACTTCTTTTGATGATTCCATGGGACGTGGCAATCCCATTGACATGTCATCATCTTATTCCATGAATATCGATCAGACGCGGGATATCGATCAAAATCATCTGGTCACCTACAACGAAACCGTGGACAGGGCGCTTGATCTTTCCATGAACTCCGTGGTGCAACGCAGCGATTCTGTTCTGAATCAGACTGATCTGGATAATTCTTCCACGACGAACCTGGATATGAGCACCACGCAGAACGTGGACAATGCCAATACGGTCAATCAAGTGACCAATCAGGATGCCATTTACAACACGACGCAGCAGAATGTGATGGAGCAGGATAATTCCAGAACCTTCAATAATACTGAAAATCGGGAATTGATCAACGAAAACCAGAATGTGCAGGTTCAGAATGTCGATGCGACCCAGTCTGTCACGGAGAACAGGGTGGTTGATCAGAGCGTGTTGGACAATTCCACGGCCAACTATGTCAATCAGCGTGATGTCTCTGTCAGTTATGATAATTCCGTGACCAGAGCCGAGGACCATTCCTCGTCCAATCAGGTTATCAATGAGAATACCTATAATGAAGTGGATAACTCCGTCAGCGAACAGAATACGTTGAGCCAAACAGTGCTTGAAAGCGAATATTCCTCCAATGTGTCCTTTAATGAGACGCATCTCAATCAGAACGACAACTCCACGGATATGGACACTGACATTGCGTTCGTCAGTCAGACCAATGACAACTCCACGGTCAATTATACATCGGATAATGACGTCAGCTTTGTGGAAAACAGGAACTTCAATGAAACTTCCACGGAAACCCATATCAACGAGAACGATAATTCGCGGGTTGTGGAACAGAGCACCAACTACAACTTCTCACAGAATGATAATTCCGTGACCAATATTGTGGATAACAATTCCACAGTCATCAACGAAAACAGAGAGATGTCCGTCGAGTACAACACGTCTTCGGAAAATGTCTTCGATCAGTCTCGACACATAGATCAATCCACGGCGTTCAATTTCGTGGATCAGGACAACTCTGTCGTGCAATATGTCAATGACAACGACATAACCATGGTGGAGAACGATAACGTCACGCTGTCCTTCCCGGAAACACGTCTGCTTGAGATTGATAACTCAAATACAGTGGAAGTGAACAATACGTTCCAGAATCAGCACAATGACAATTCTCAGACCAATTATGTGGATGCGCGGGAAATGACGGTTCTTGATATCGATCAACCCAGCTACACTGTGGATCAATCAAGCAGCCTGGTCATGAATTTCCAGGCTCCGGAGCGGGCCGGCGGCGATCTCATGGTCGGCAATGCCTGATTCTTTGTAATTGAAAGCCCTTGAAATGCGGAGGACACCTGTCAATTCAGGTGTCCTTTTTCATTCGCAGAGTCGAGATGATCGTGCATTAATCCCGGCTTTCATCCTCAGGTTGGGTCAACGTCCATGGACATGGTCTGGAGGACGCACTGGTCAGTGAAACCGTAGATCCGGGCAAAACGGAAAAGATTGGGATTTAATCCCTCTGCATGACTGATGCGAATGCCGGTGATGCGTTTTTTCCCCAACCGTCTGCTTTCTTCTTTGAGCCAGTGAACGTCGCCATGGATATTTCGCCTGATTTGTGGTCCCCATCGGATGAGTGAGACGTGGAGTTCCAGCGCGTCCTCATGTTCCCGAATGGCGGAATAGCCATAGGGCAAATCATTGTGATGCAGTTCGAGCCATCGGTAGTTTTCTTGTGTGAAATGAGCCAGTTCCCTGGGCTTTTTTTTCAGTTCACGAACGCTCATGGAGCCTCCCGAATGGATTGTATGTGTTTTCGGTTCTGGGTGGGCGTGGTCCTGCCCCCGGCTGCCGGAATCCGACGGCGAAATAGCGGAAGGCATCGACGGCATGGCTGGTCCAATCATGAACCGGTCTCACGCCGAAATCATTCATGCGTTCGTTGAATGAGCGGCGGTAATGACGGAGGGACTCCAGCCCTGCTTCACACCGAGTCATGTCAAACCAGCAGGATGGCAGGAGGGTCCGGACGGCATTGATGCCATCCTGAATGGGGATATTCGGAGCGATGTCAAAGCGGATTCCCAGCCCTCGTGCCACTTCGAGTCGGGATTTTCCCGTGCCCAGTTCGCGGACGCGGATATCGTGGGGGGCTATATGGATGCCGTATTTATATGCCTTGTCATCAAGGATTTTTGCATAATGATCCAGTCCTTCCCCACAGGCCTCATAATAATCAATGATCGCGTAGGTTCCTCCCGGTCGTGCCTGGACGAACCAGATGGATGTGGAGTCACTCATGCCGAGGTCCCAGGCTGTGTGAACAGGTAATGAGGGGTCGTGGGAGACCTCTGTGATACGGCCTTCCTTATCTGCTTCGCCCATAAGGTTGCCAAAGTACGCGCCGCGAATGGCTGCCGAGAATGAACATTCGAATTCTTGTTCGTATTCCTCCGGGGACATTTCCCTTGCGGCTGCGGCCAATTCGTCCTGGTCGATGATGTTGGTGTCCGATGCGCGGTACATGGCCGCAAACCAGCTCGGGTCGCGCCGGGCTTCTTCCCATATTTCGTATAAGGCGTTTTTCCCTCGGGGAGTGCCGATGAAGATTGCCCATCCCTTTCTATCTGAAAGGGCCGGGCGGATAACCTCGGTCCATATCCGTTTGGGCATCTGTGCCACTTCATCAAAAAGAACGCCGTCGAGATAAATTCCGCGCAGGGAATCCGGATTTTCAGCCCCGAAGAGGCGGATACGCGAACCATTTTTGAAATCTGCGCGAAGTTCTGTCTCGTGAAATTTTGCGAGACATTCTTCGGTCCCAACGCCGCAATATCGTTTGAGTTCATCCCAAACGACAGTCTTGGCCTGTTTATAGAGAGGGGCGATGTAAGCTCCGCGCCAATCCGGTCGGTCGGTTTCACTCGCTGCCCGGATGAGTTGGTTGATGGAGAGGGCGGTCTTGCCGAATCGTCGATGGCAGACCAACACCGAAAATCGCGCCAGTCCGGTTTCGATTTCAGCCTGATGTTTTCGGGGGATATAAAGATTATGACTCATTGCTTAAAGATCCTTGTTGTTGACGGACACGACCTGCGAGCGTATTTCCAAGCGATGCGTCGTCTTGTCCTGATTCTTTTTTGTCTTCCCTTGTTGTTGATGGGATGTTTTGGTTCGCCCAGACCTCTGGGGACGAGTGCAGGGCTGACTGAGCAGGAAATCGCGCTGCAGCGGCGGGAAGCTTCGGCTTCTGATGCGCTGGCCAAAGCGCTTCAACTCTATCACAATGAAGAATTTCTTGATGTCGAAACAGCCAAGGAATACCTGGATCAGGCCATTCAGCTTGATCCGACTCTTGTGCCTGCGAGGCAGTATCGGGCCATGCTTCTGTTGGGTCAGAATCGATTGGATGAAGCTTTGATCGATGCCGAGGAAGTTCTGAAGGTAAAACCGGATCATACCAAAGCGCAATTTACAGTGGGCTTTATCCAGTACAACAAAGGTGAATACCGGGCCGCTATCAGGGCTTTTTCCAAGGTTGTGAAGCTGGATCGGAATATTTCCGAAGCGTATGCCCTGCGCGGAGCCTCCTACAGCCGCCTCGGACATTTTCAGGACGCCATCAAAGACTTCAGCCGGACACTCGCCATGAATCCCGCGCATAGGGAAGCGTACTACAACCGGGGTCTCGCCAATATGCAGCTGGGCAATCTCGTCCGCGCTATTTATGATCTGACCCAAGCTCTGACTCTCGATTCCCAATCCATTGAAACGTTGACGGCGCGGGCCGCTGCCTATAGCAAGCTCGGTCAGTTTGACAAGGCTGTGGAGGATTTTCAGAGGGCTGTCGATTTGGCTCCTTCTGACAATATGCTCCATGCTCTTCTTGCCGATACGCAAGCCTCGAATGGGAATTATGAGGCCGCAAAGCAGTCTGCGGACAAGGCCGCTCTGCTCGCTGAAGCTCTTGGCGATGACGAGCTTGTGCGAGTGTACAAAGGGATGGCTGCCGATTTTGCAGCCAAGGCTCTCTCGCCTCCTGTTTCGCCTCGCTCGAAAACAGGAATCCCCGATAAAAAGGGAGTCCCTGTTCCGGGACAATCCCTTCTCCCGACGGATGGAGTGAAGGGTAGCCCTGAAGCCTTGGCTGGGAACACATCTCGGAGAGCCATCCAGACGGATTCTGATGCCGTCTCCGCTGTGGGGTCGAAGTCGAAATTCCGGTCGGCTCCGGGAGCGGAAACGGATTGAGGGATTATTTGAGTATTTCATAAATGACCCTTGCACCGACTCCGCCGACAGTGGCCATGCAGCCCCAGACCATCTTCTCCAATGTCGAAATCTTGACGTGATGACTGGCACACCTTCGGGCCAGATTGATTTCCCGGATGTCTTCCTGAATCGTCTTGACCCGTTCATCTATTCGGATCAGCAGGTCCTGCAGATCTTCCCTTTCCATAGCTGTCATTTGGGTGCTCCGAAGGCGTCCTTGATTCCCCTGAGCGTGCTGGGCAGGTAATCGCCTATCTTTTTAACGCCCAGCACGGCTGCCACGATCCAGAAAGTGACCTGAAGAAACCAATCCGGTAGGTTCTCCCACGCGGCAATGACATGGGCGGCTTGTTCCGGGGCTACCCCGGACCATATGAAGAAGCCGATCCAGGCGAAGAACAGCACGTCGTCCTTCCAACCCGCGTTTTCCAATTGTTTCATTTCCCATTCGTGGTTGAATTCCTGATCGCTTTTTGCCAGGCGCATGCGATTTTCCATGACAGTCTGTTTCAACACCTGTTTTTGTTTCATGTGGCCGGTAATACCTTCCACGACAGTGGTCAGCAGTCCGGCCACGGCTCCGATGATTGGTATGGGCATGGCGTCTCTCCTTGTTTTTCCTCAAGCACGCCGCAGTGTATCCCCGGTTTTTGGGCCAGGACACCAGCGGGTGTAGAAGGGATGAAATGGGGTGAAAACGGATGAAAAAAGACGGTTGACACGGATTGCCTCAAAGGGTGATGTCTCCTTCATGCAAACCACGGAACCATCTCTTGCGACCAGACTGTCCGAGCCGTTGAATATCGGTGGAAAAAAGGTTGCCAATCGTCTCTGGCTAGCCCCCATGGCCGGACTGGGGCATGTGGCCTATCGTGAAGTTCTGGAAGAGTATGGTGGGTGTGGATTGATGTTCACGGAGATGTGCTCGGCCAAGGCTGTGCCCATGGAAAATCGGCGTGTCTCTCCTGTTTTTCGCTGGCGGGACGAAGAACTCCCCAAGCTGGTTTGTCAGATCGTGGGAGCGACTCCGGATGAGATGATTCCGGCCGCACGGCGTGTGGAAGCAGAGGGCTTTTTCGGTATTGATATCAACATGGGATGTTCGGTTCCGGGGATCGTCAAGCGTCATGCGGGAGCCGCTCTGCTCAAGTCTCCTGAGAAAGCTCTCGCTGTGATTGAAGCTGTCCGCACCGCAGTGACCCTGCCTCTTTTCGTCAAGTTCAGGACTGGCTGGATCCCGGATATTCGTCCAGCAGTCGCCCTTGCCAGACAGTTCGAATCAGCCGGAGTGGACTGCCTTGTTTTTCATCCTCGTGTGGCTCCGGATAAGCGGACCCGCCCAGCCGTTCTCGACCATATCCGTTCGATCAAGGATGCTGTATCGATCCCGGTTATTGGCAATGGAGACGTCGTTACGAGGGAGGAATGCGCCCATATGCTTGAATCGACCGGATGTGACGGTATCTCCGTCGGACGCATGGCCATGGCCAGGCCATGGCTTTTTGCCGAATGGACTCGCGGCTATCAGCCTTCTGAAGCAGAGTTCGGTCAGTATGCCATTCGGTTGGCCGATGCCCTGGAAGCTCGGTATGATCCTGTCAGGGCTTTGAAACGTTACAAATTATTTACCGTTTATTTTGCAGCGAATTTTACCTTTGGTCACAGTCTGCAATCAAAATTCCTGGCAGCCAAGTCCATGGCTCAGATACGGGCGGTTGCCCGACAGCATGTCCGACCCGACATGCAATTATCCGGCAGACCGAACATGAATCTTTACAACACGTAGGAGAGGCTCATGCGTGTTATTGACCTGACCCACGTTATGCGCACGGATATGCCGGTTTATCCCGGTGATGGTCCCGTTCTTGTTCACAAGACTCATATTGTGGACCGAGATGGATTTGCTCAGACTCACCTCGCCACCAATACGCATGCCGGGACTCATATTGATATCGCATCCCATCTTTATGATGACGCACCTGGACTTGACTGGCTCGGCCCGGATAATTTTACCGGGCGGGGAGCTGTCGTGGAGTGTCTTGCCTGTGATGGTCGGCTGATTGAGCCTGCTGATATCGCTGTACCAGAGGGGCTGGGCGGGGTGGATTTCATCCTCATCAGAACGGCATGGGATCGCCATTGGGAGACGGAAAAATACTATGGAGAGTATCCAGTCCTTTCCAAAACAGCCTGCCGCTATCTCGGTGGGCTGGAACTCAAAGGTATCGGCCTGGATACCCCTTCTCCTGATTCTCTGGGAGCAAATTCCCTTGTCGCTCATGAGACTCTTTTCGCTCATGGATTGGTCATAGTTGAGAATCTGTGCAATCTTGAAGAGCTTCCTTCAGAAGGTTTCATCTTTAGTTGTCTGCCGTTGCGACTGAGGGACACGGAAGCCAGTCCTGTTCGGGCCGTGGGCATGGTTTTCTGATCTCACAAGTTCGAGCCTTCATGATTCAGCCATGTTTGTGTGTTCAAAAATGTATAGACCTCAGGAGGCTGCGAGAATAGGTTTGCCTGGGAGAGATGTCATGGAAAAATCATTGTCTTACGTTTATATACTGCTCATCAGCAGTATGGCGTTGTGGGGCGGAACCTGGGTGGCAGGACGTATCCTTGCCCAGTCGATTCAGCCTATGCCTGCAGCCTTTCTTCGCTTTGCTTTGGCTTCAATTCTCTTGATTATCATGTGTTGGCGGGCTGAAGGACGTATGCCCCGGATTCGGCGGAAGCAGATTCTGCCACTTGCATTTCTCGGTGCCTCAGGAGTCTTCACCTACAGTTATTTTTTCTTTTCCGGCCTTCAGACTGTCGCAGCCGGAAGGGCTGCTCTCATTGTGGCCTGTATCCCGGTTTGCATTTCAATTATTTCAGCAGTCTTTTACAGAGAAAAATTTGGTCCGGCACGAGTTGTGGGAGCTTTGATCTCTCTTGCCGGGGTTTCCATGGTCATTTCTGATGGAAATCCCCTGAATCTGCTTTCCGGTGGTGTCAGTCGAGGGGATTTCATGATCCTTGGGTGTGTGGTGAGTTGGACTGCCTATTCGCTTGGCGGGCGTGCGGTCATGAAAAGCGTCGCTCCTCTTCCAGCCGTGGCATGGTCGTCTCTTTTCGGGACCATGATGCTCTTCCCTGCTGCTCTGGCTGAAGGCCTGATACATGATGTGACCAATGCCCGGTTGCTAGACTGGGGATGCATTCTCTATCTTGGAGCATTGGCGACCGCGTTGGCCTATTTTTGGTATTATCAGGCTATTGCAACCATTGGGGCCAGCCGTTCTGGGATTTTTATCAACACTGTCCCGGTCTTTGCCGTCATTCTGGGGTTTCTTATATTGGGAGAACCCATTCACTTTTCCCTGATTACAGGCGGGGTTATGGTCATTACTGGAGTCTATCTGACTAACCGTCCGTAACTCTCTTGAAGCATGGTGGCGATCTTGATGCTCCTTGAGACGACAGGGCGGGTGTTTTTGGTTCAGGAAAAACTATTGACGAATATTTTCCACCTCGTGGTGGAGTGAGGAGAGTCTCATGGAAGAGCGCGTTGAACGTCTGGAAAATCTGGTAACGCTCCAGGAAAGAACGATTGAGAAATTAAGTGATGCTGTTTTCGAACAACACCAGCAGATAGCAACTCTGGAAAAAATGGTGGAACGGCTCGCTGGGAAGTTGCGTGATATTGACGCGGCGTTGGATGATTCCGGGATAGCTGATGTCCCACCTCCGCATTACAACGGGTAGTGTTCGATCACTGTATGAATTCTATATAATTATTTGTTTTATCAAAATAAAATATTTTTAATATAATCGGTACCCAGGGGACACCCTCTTTTGTCTTCTTGATTGATACCTGTTTTCGAATGCCCCAGTTGGGGGTACTGTCGTTGAGAATCTAAAAATGAGCACATGATATCCACAGCACAAATGGTTCTTCATGTTCGTGCGTCCCGAGATATTATTTTTTTTTCAGAAAAAGAGGCGCCTTCTCATGAAAGCGCCTCTTGACTATTCTGTCTCAGGTTGTTCCGGCCATTCTATGAAAGAGGGAAATCCTTCCTGTTGGGGGATATCTCTCAATGCCTGCCTGTAGCTTTGCCATAGAACCATGGCTTCTGTGTCCAAGCACGAATCGACCAGTTGGGTCCAATCTGACTGTGCCAGCAATCTGTCCCTTTTTTTGCGCGTCAATACGGCTTTATCTGCTGATTGAGCCTCTTCATCTGTGGTCGTGGCAAGAATTTCTTCCCGGTAGATGAGGTCTTCCCCTTTGACCCATCTCGTTTGATAGGTGGTGTAGGGTTTTCGCGTAATCGGAAAAGCCTCGTTGTATCCGGCCTCATCCCATTCCGTCCGATTCAGGTCACCGAATCGGCGAGTGTATCCTCGGAAAGTGACCACGGCAGGTGGTGTTGTTTTGAAGTGTCCATCGTGATAGCGAAACATATTAATCTCCTTTTTAAAATGCGTTGCTGTATTTGGTTGATTCGAGCATGGCAAGGCCGACCATAAGGTTCCCTTCGCCATTGACCTGAGGATTGGTGCCGGTGAT comes from the Pseudodesulfovibrio piezophilus C1TLV30 genome and includes:
- a CDS encoding terminase large subunit domain-containing protein gives rise to the protein MSHNLYIPRKHQAEIETGLARFSVLVCHRRFGKTALSINQLIRAASETDRPDWRGAYIAPLYKQAKTVVWDELKRYCGVGTEECLAKFHETELRADFKNGSRIRLFGAENPDSLRGIYLDGVLFDEVAQMPKRIWTEVIRPALSDRKGWAIFIGTPRGKNALYEIWEEARRDPSWFAAMYRASDTNIIDQDELAAAAREMSPEEYEQEFECSFSAAIRGAYFGNLMGEADKEGRITEVSHDPSLPVHTAWDLGMSDSTSIWFVQARPGGTYAIIDYYEACGEGLDHYAKILDDKAYKYGIHIAPHDIRVRELGTGKSRLEVARGLGIRFDIAPNIPIQDGINAVRTLLPSCWFDMTRCEAGLESLRHYRRSFNERMNDFGVRPVHDWTSHAVDAFRYFAVGFRQPGAGPRPPRTENTYNPFGRLHERS
- a CDS encoding tetratricopeptide repeat protein, which codes for MTHCLKILVVDGHDLRAYFQAMRRLVLILFCLPLLLMGCFGSPRPLGTSAGLTEQEIALQRREASASDALAKALQLYHNEEFLDVETAKEYLDQAIQLDPTLVPARQYRAMLLLGQNRLDEALIDAEEVLKVKPDHTKAQFTVGFIQYNKGEYRAAIRAFSKVVKLDRNISEAYALRGASYSRLGHFQDAIKDFSRTLAMNPAHREAYYNRGLANMQLGNLVRAIYDLTQALTLDSQSIETLTARAAAYSKLGQFDKAVEDFQRAVDLAPSDNMLHALLADTQASNGNYEAAKQSADKAALLAEALGDDELVRVYKGMAADFAAKALSPPVSPRSKTGIPDKKGVPVPGQSLLPTDGVKGSPEALAGNTSRRAIQTDSDAVSAVGSKSKFRSAPGAETD
- a CDS encoding tRNA dihydrouridine synthase — translated: MKTDEKRRLTRIASKGDVSFMQTTEPSLATRLSEPLNIGGKKVANRLWLAPMAGLGHVAYREVLEEYGGCGLMFTEMCSAKAVPMENRRVSPVFRWRDEELPKLVCQIVGATPDEMIPAARRVEAEGFFGIDINMGCSVPGIVKRHAGAALLKSPEKALAVIEAVRTAVTLPLFVKFRTGWIPDIRPAVALARQFESAGVDCLVFHPRVAPDKRTRPAVLDHIRSIKDAVSIPVIGNGDVVTREECAHMLESTGCDGISVGRMAMARPWLFAEWTRGYQPSEAEFGQYAIRLADALEARYDPVRALKRYKLFTVYFAANFTFGHSLQSKFLAAKSMAQIRAVARQHVRPDMQLSGRPNMNLYNT
- a CDS encoding cyclase family protein — encoded protein: MRVIDLTHVMRTDMPVYPGDGPVLVHKTHIVDRDGFAQTHLATNTHAGTHIDIASHLYDDAPGLDWLGPDNFTGRGAVVECLACDGRLIEPADIAVPEGLGGVDFILIRTAWDRHWETEKYYGEYPVLSKTACRYLGGLELKGIGLDTPSPDSLGANSLVAHETLFAHGLVIVENLCNLEELPSEGFIFSCLPLRLRDTEASPVRAVGMVF
- a CDS encoding DMT family transporter gives rise to the protein MEKSLSYVYILLISSMALWGGTWVAGRILAQSIQPMPAAFLRFALASILLIIMCWRAEGRMPRIRRKQILPLAFLGASGVFTYSYFFFSGLQTVAAGRAALIVACIPVCISIISAVFYREKFGPARVVGALISLAGVSMVISDGNPLNLLSGGVSRGDFMILGCVVSWTAYSLGGRAVMKSVAPLPAVAWSSLFGTMMLFPAALAEGLIHDVTNARLLDWGCILYLGALATALAYFWYYQAIATIGASRSGIFINTVPVFAVILGFLILGEPIHFSLITGGVMVITGVYLTNRP
- a CDS encoding SlyX family protein — protein: MEERVERLENLVTLQERTIEKLSDAVFEQHQQIATLEKMVERLAGKLRDIDAALDDSGIADVPPPHYNG
- a CDS encoding tail fiber assembly protein — translated: MFRYHDGHFKTTPPAVVTFRGYTRRFGDLNRTEWDEAGYNEAFPITRKPYTTYQTRWVKGEDLIYREEILATTTDEEAQSADKAVLTRKKRDRLLAQSDWTQLVDSCLDTEAMVLWQSYRQALRDIPQQEGFPSFIEWPEQPETE